Proteins encoded in a region of the Isosphaeraceae bacterium EP7 genome:
- a CDS encoding TIM barrel protein — MSAKHPNNFPKLHNAAWPGVVGKGEGSEPAIPLDTMLDLTAAAEVDGIKFDGVDLFLFAPHVDIDSTADDLKALADKVASKGLVIGSVVAPVWPPTGGGSAMDEGEGRTKFLEQVKKGCQIAATLKSLGIRPYGVVRIDTACSPSEWAADPEGNQVKIAKTFKEAAKIARGFGERLAVEGEICWGGIHSWKTMVDLLERVGEPETVGFQADMAHTLLYTLGENAPEHRILPEGYDWSDPAVLDSAYKTLTDALRPWTIDFHIAQNDATVFGSGSHDHTGRHCLADDPNGKLDITRHAGYWMRDGAGQVTKAFKHICWDGCMFPNAVMHNPKTWNDILAAMIAVRDAHGWNA; from the coding sequence ATGAGCGCCAAGCATCCGAACAACTTCCCCAAGCTCCACAACGCCGCCTGGCCCGGCGTCGTCGGCAAAGGCGAAGGCTCCGAGCCCGCCATCCCGCTCGACACGATGCTCGACCTGACGGCGGCCGCCGAAGTCGATGGCATCAAGTTCGATGGCGTGGACCTCTTCCTGTTCGCACCACACGTCGACATCGACTCGACCGCGGACGACCTGAAGGCGCTGGCCGATAAGGTCGCTTCCAAGGGCCTGGTCATCGGGTCGGTCGTCGCACCCGTCTGGCCGCCCACCGGCGGCGGTTCGGCGATGGATGAGGGCGAGGGGCGCACCAAGTTCCTGGAGCAGGTCAAGAAGGGCTGCCAGATCGCGGCGACCCTCAAGAGCCTCGGCATCCGCCCCTACGGCGTGGTCCGGATCGACACGGCGTGCAGCCCGAGCGAGTGGGCGGCTGACCCCGAGGGGAACCAGGTCAAAATCGCCAAGACCTTCAAGGAAGCCGCCAAGATCGCCCGCGGTTTCGGAGAGCGGCTGGCCGTCGAGGGCGAGATCTGCTGGGGCGGCATCCATTCGTGGAAGACGATGGTTGACCTCCTGGAACGGGTGGGCGAGCCCGAGACCGTCGGCTTCCAGGCCGACATGGCCCACACACTGCTCTACACCCTCGGCGAGAATGCCCCCGAGCACCGGATCTTGCCCGAGGGATACGACTGGTCCGACCCGGCCGTCCTCGATTCCGCCTACAAGACACTGACCGATGCCCTGCGCCCCTGGACGATCGACTTCCACATCGCCCAGAACGATGCGACAGTCTTCGGCTCGGGATCGCACGACCACACGGGACGGCATTGCCTGGCCGACGACCCCAACGGCAAGCTGGACATCACACGCCACGCTGGCTACTGGATGCGTGACGGAGCGGGACAGGTGACCAAGGCGTTCAAGCATATCTGCTGGGACGGCTGCATGTTCCCCAACGCCGTGATGCACAACCCGAAGACCTGGAATGACATCCTGGCCGCCATGATCGCCGTCCGCGACGCCCACGGCTGGAATGCCTGA
- a CDS encoding sugar phosphate isomerase/epimerase has protein sequence MKTGMNLLLWTTEVGPEHDGVLDQLKALGFDSVEVPVFNVDSTAPYERLGKRLKSLGLGATAVTVMGEAANPISPDPAIRKAAVGHMTKVIECCSAFDCEILCGPVHSAIGVFSGNGPTAEELEHGAETMRAFGDVSQAGKVRIAMEYLNRFENYFQTTAADMAKFVTKVNHPNVRMMYDSFHAHIEEKGQASAIESCIDKVIHIHCSENDRGVPGTGQVDWDGYFSAIKASGYDGYLTIEAFGRALPALAAATKVWRDLFPDAMGLCKDGLAFMKSKGGIA, from the coding sequence ATGAAAACCGGCATGAACCTGCTGCTCTGGACGACCGAGGTCGGGCCCGAGCACGACGGGGTGCTCGACCAGCTCAAGGCGTTGGGCTTCGACAGCGTCGAGGTCCCCGTCTTCAACGTGGACAGCACGGCCCCCTACGAGCGGCTGGGCAAGCGGCTGAAGTCGCTCGGCCTGGGCGCCACCGCGGTGACGGTGATGGGCGAGGCGGCAAACCCGATCTCGCCCGATCCGGCGATCCGCAAGGCGGCCGTCGGGCACATGACGAAGGTGATCGAATGCTGCTCGGCGTTCGACTGCGAGATCCTCTGCGGGCCAGTCCACTCGGCGATCGGCGTCTTCTCGGGCAACGGGCCGACGGCCGAGGAGCTGGAGCACGGGGCCGAGACGATGCGCGCCTTCGGCGATGTGTCCCAGGCCGGCAAGGTGCGGATCGCGATGGAGTATCTCAACCGCTTCGAGAATTACTTCCAGACGACCGCGGCGGATATGGCGAAGTTCGTGACCAAGGTGAACCATCCGAATGTGCGGATGATGTATGACAGCTTCCACGCGCACATCGAGGAGAAGGGTCAGGCGTCGGCGATCGAGTCATGCATCGACAAGGTGATTCACATTCACTGTTCCGAGAACGACCGGGGCGTCCCGGGGACCGGCCAGGTGGACTGGGACGGCTACTTCTCGGCGATCAAGGCGAGCGGTTACGACGGCTATCTGACGATCGAAGCGTTCGGTCGGGCGTTGCCGGCCCTGGCGGCGGCAACGAAGGTCTGGCGCGACCTGTTCCCGGACGCGATGGGACTCTGCAAGGATGGGCTGGCGTTCATGAAGTCGAAGGGCGGCATCGCCTGA
- a CDS encoding Gfo/Idh/MocA family oxidoreductase has product MLKPLNIGLIGYGFMGRTHSNAYKRVNDFFDVPYRPVLKVVCGRTAEGAKKFAEKWQYEGFETDWRKVIERKDIDAIDICTPNDSHAEIAIAAAQAGKMVLCEKPLARDLKESLPMVEAVEKAGVANTVWYNYRRAPAVTLAKKLIDEGRLGRIFHYRANFLQDWTISADLPQGGAGLWRLDATAAGSGVTGDLLAHCIDTALWLNGSISTVSAMTETFIKERTHTATGKVQAVKIDDACAFLCRFANGSLGLFESTRYARGHKALNTFEINGENGSIKWDLHDLHRLEYFDYKDESILRGWKSIHVSDSDHPYMKNWWVPGLQIGYEHTFVHQVADFLQNLGDGKPTSPTFREALETQAVCDAVLDSAEVGQWQTVVPV; this is encoded by the coding sequence ATGCTCAAGCCACTGAACATCGGCCTGATCGGCTACGGCTTCATGGGCCGGACCCACTCCAACGCCTACAAGCGGGTCAACGACTTCTTCGACGTGCCGTACCGCCCGGTCCTCAAGGTCGTTTGCGGCCGGACCGCCGAGGGGGCGAAGAAGTTCGCCGAGAAGTGGCAGTACGAGGGATTTGAGACCGACTGGCGCAAGGTCATCGAGCGCAAGGATATCGACGCGATCGACATCTGCACGCCCAATGACTCGCACGCCGAGATCGCCATCGCCGCCGCGCAGGCGGGCAAGATGGTCCTCTGCGAGAAGCCGCTGGCCCGCGACCTGAAAGAGTCGCTGCCAATGGTCGAGGCGGTCGAGAAGGCGGGCGTGGCCAACACCGTCTGGTACAACTACCGCCGGGCCCCGGCCGTGACCCTGGCCAAGAAGCTGATCGACGAGGGTCGCCTGGGCCGGATCTTCCACTACCGAGCCAACTTCCTCCAGGACTGGACCATCTCGGCCGACCTGCCCCAGGGCGGTGCGGGCCTCTGGAGGCTCGACGCCACCGCGGCCGGCTCGGGCGTGACCGGCGACCTTCTCGCCCATTGCATCGACACGGCCCTCTGGCTCAACGGCAGCATCAGCACCGTTAGCGCCATGACCGAGACCTTCATCAAGGAGCGGACCCACACCGCGACGGGCAAGGTTCAGGCGGTCAAGATCGACGACGCCTGCGCCTTCCTCTGCCGGTTCGCGAATGGATCGCTCGGCCTGTTCGAGTCGACTCGCTACGCACGCGGCCACAAGGCGCTCAACACCTTCGAGATCAACGGCGAGAACGGCTCGATCAAGTGGGACCTGCACGACCTGCACCGCCTCGAATACTTCGACTACAAGGACGAGTCGATCCTCCGGGGATGGAAGTCGATCCACGTCAGCGATAGCGACCATCCCTACATGAAGAACTGGTGGGTCCCGGGCCTCCAGATCGGCTACGAGCATACCTTCGTCCATCAGGTCGCCGACTTCCTCCAGAACCTGGGCGACGGCAAGCCGACCAGCCCGACCTTCCGCGAGGCCCTGGAAACCCAGGCCGTCTGCGACGCCGTCCTCGACTCGGCCGAGGTCGGCCAGTGGCAGACCGTCGTGCCCGTTTGA
- the typA gene encoding translational GTPase TypA yields MTRRDNIRNVAIIAHVDHGKTTLVDAMLRQSGQFRASQLVGDCILDSNDQERERGITILAKNIAINFGDYKINVIDTPGHADFGGEVERTLQMADGCLVLVDSFEGPMPQTKFVLRKAFANNLRPIVVINKIDRPDARPEEVLNEIFDTFLELGASEEQADFPYIFASGRGGFASHDPKATGGDIRPLLELIVEKVPGPEVNLDGPLQLLCTTLDFSEYVGRIAIGRISSGRVKRGQRAALMGADNKITMGTVDSVMVFEKLGRVEVPEAEAGDIVAVVGFGDVNIGDTIADGETPVALPRIEIDEPTLNMLFTVNDSPLTGEGDFLTTRHLKERLDRELRSNVALRVEEAETRDSFTVSGRGLLHLSVLIETMRREGYEMAVGKPEVILKNIDGVVHEPYEFLVVDVPNGQMGPVMELVGARRGEMIRMDVKGAYAHLEFSIPARGLLGLRNRLMSGTQGEAIMHHNFHGYQPFKGDIPRRGNGVMISMVRGTAVAFAMDSLQERGTMFISPGDDIYEGMIIAENVRGDDMVVNPAKEKKLTNMRASGSDKNVLLKPPRQITLEYALEYIEADELVEITPTKIRLRKKYLSEDGRKRADRGSKKVSV; encoded by the coding sequence ATGACGCGACGCGATAATATTCGCAACGTGGCCATCATCGCCCACGTTGACCACGGCAAGACCACGCTGGTCGACGCCATGCTGCGCCAATCCGGCCAGTTCCGGGCCAGCCAGCTCGTGGGCGATTGCATCCTCGACTCCAATGATCAGGAGCGCGAGCGTGGCATCACCATCTTGGCCAAGAACATCGCCATCAACTTCGGCGATTACAAGATCAACGTGATCGACACGCCGGGCCACGCCGACTTCGGCGGAGAGGTCGAGCGCACCCTTCAGATGGCCGACGGCTGCCTCGTGCTGGTCGATTCCTTCGAGGGGCCGATGCCCCAGACGAAGTTCGTCCTCCGCAAGGCCTTTGCCAACAACCTCAGGCCGATCGTGGTCATCAACAAGATCGACCGCCCCGACGCTCGCCCCGAGGAGGTGCTCAACGAAATCTTCGACACCTTCCTCGAACTGGGCGCAAGCGAGGAGCAGGCCGACTTCCCCTATATCTTCGCCTCGGGCCGCGGCGGCTTCGCCTCGCACGACCCCAAGGCGACCGGCGGCGACATCCGCCCGCTGCTCGAGCTGATCGTCGAGAAGGTGCCCGGCCCCGAGGTTAATCTCGACGGCCCGCTCCAGCTCCTCTGCACGACGCTCGACTTCTCTGAGTACGTCGGCCGTATTGCCATCGGCCGGATCAGCTCGGGCCGCGTCAAGCGTGGCCAGCGTGCTGCCCTTATGGGCGCCGACAACAAGATCACGATGGGCACCGTCGACAGCGTCATGGTCTTCGAGAAGCTCGGCCGTGTCGAGGTTCCCGAGGCCGAGGCGGGCGACATCGTCGCCGTGGTCGGCTTCGGTGACGTCAACATCGGCGACACGATCGCCGACGGCGAGACCCCGGTCGCGCTGCCGCGTATCGAGATCGACGAGCCGACCCTCAACATGCTCTTCACCGTCAACGACTCACCGTTGACCGGCGAGGGCGACTTCCTCACCACGCGCCACCTCAAGGAACGCCTCGACCGCGAGCTGCGGTCCAACGTCGCCCTGAGGGTCGAAGAGGCCGAGACGCGCGACAGCTTCACCGTCTCCGGGCGTGGACTGCTGCATCTCTCGGTCCTCATCGAGACGATGCGGCGCGAGGGCTACGAGATGGCCGTCGGCAAGCCCGAGGTCATCCTCAAGAACATCGACGGCGTCGTCCACGAGCCCTACGAGTTCCTGGTCGTTGACGTCCCCAACGGCCAGATGGGCCCCGTCATGGAGCTCGTCGGAGCCAGGCGCGGCGAGATGATCCGGATGGACGTCAAGGGGGCCTACGCCCACCTCGAGTTCTCCATCCCCGCTCGCGGGCTGCTCGGACTGCGTAATCGCCTGATGAGCGGCACGCAGGGCGAGGCGATCATGCACCACAACTTCCACGGCTATCAGCCCTTCAAGGGCGACATCCCGCGCCGCGGTAATGGCGTCATGATCAGCATGGTCCGCGGCACCGCCGTGGCCTTCGCCATGGACAGCCTTCAAGAGCGCGGGACGATGTTCATCTCCCCCGGCGACGACATCTACGAAGGGATGATCATCGCCGAGAACGTCCGGGGCGACGACATGGTCGTCAACCCGGCCAAGGAAAAGAAGCTGACCAACATGCGGGCCTCCGGCTCGGACAAGAACGTCCTGCTGAAGCCCCCGCGCCAGATCACGCTCGAGTATGCCCTTGAATACATCGAGGCCGACGAGCTGGTCGAGATCACCCCGACCAAGATCCGCCTCCGCAAGAAGTACCTGAGCGAAGACGGCCGCAAGCGGGCCGACCGCGGCAGCAAGAAAGTCAGCGTCTGA